In Lolium perenne isolate Kyuss_39 chromosome 5, Kyuss_2.0, whole genome shotgun sequence, the sequence aaaacaaaattactgtagttaaataaacacatgggttatctcccaagaagtgctttctttatagccattaagatgggctcagcaatttcaatgatgcactcccaagaaataagagttgaaccaaaagagagcatcaaaaagaaaattcaaaacacatttaagtctaacatgcttcctatgcataggaatcttgtaaataaacaagttcatgaagagcaaagtaacaagcataggaagataaaaccagtgtaacttcaaaaatttcagcatatagagaggtgttttagtaacatgaaaatttctacaaccatattttcctctctcataataactttcagaggcatcatgaacaaactcaacaatataactatcacatgaaacatttttatcatgagctataggcataaaattattactctccacataagcataatcaattttactagttgtagtgggagcaaattcaacaaagtagctatcattattattctcatcatcaaatataggaggtatagtatcatcgtaataaactttatcctccatagtaggcggcaccagaagaccactatgattataatcatcatatatcggaggcatatcataatcaacataaactttctcctcaatacccggaggactaaagagatcattttcatcaaaaccgacctccccaagcttaaattcttccatagcattagcaacaatggtgttcaaagcattcatactaataacattcccattagcatgcataagttccatgggttttttaattttctcttcaaacacatcatgtcctaattcaagataaagttcataaagatctctcattttgttgttgtcttccattaagccttactagtgtaaaacaagagacaaaaagatgcaattgcaggatctaaaggaaatagcttcaagcacacacataacggcaacagaaaaatacttagttacctgggaccggagtatgaatgccttttacctttcctccccggcaacggcgccaggaaagtgcttgatgtctacgtgtgcttctattcctgtagacagtgttgggcctccaagagcagaggtttgtagaacagcagcaagtttcccttaagtggatcacccaaggtttatcgaactcagggaggaagaggtcaaagatatccctctcaagcaaccctgcaatcacgatacaagaagtctcttgtgtccccaacacacctaatacacttgtcagatgtataggtgcactagtacggcgaagagatagtgaaatacaagtggtatgaatgaatatgagcagtagcaacggcgccagaaaagtgcttgctggcgtgcagttgatggtagtaatattgcaggaagtaaacaagcagtaaaacagtaaacaagtgatgattgcagtatttggaaacaaggcctagggatcatactttcactagtggacactctcaacattgatcacataaataaataagttctcttcccttgtgctacatatactcttgtttgataatgaacaccattcgttgtgtagggctacaagagcacctcaatgccggagttaacaagctccacaacattcggcattcatatttaagtaacctttagagcataatagatctttgcaatttaaaccgagtactaacatagcatacacactgtcacctttacactatgaagggggaataaatcacatcaatactatcatagtaataattaactccataacctacaagagattatgatcataacctatgccaagtactacacgatgcacacactgtcaccattacaccgtgaaggaggaatagactactttaataacatcacaagagtagcacatagactaatagtgatacaaagctcatcatatggatctcaatcatgcaaagcaattcatgagatcattgtattggggtacagagagagagattaaccacatagctaccggtagagccctcggcctcgatggagaactactccctcctcatgggagacagcagcgttgatgaagatggcggtggtgtcgatggaggagccttccgggggcacttccacgtcccggcggcgtgccggaacagagactcctgtcccccagatcttggattcgcgatggcggcggctctggaaggtttctcgtaccgtggcttttccgtatcgaagatttaggtcagggacctttaaataggcgaagaggcggagtcggagggggtacggaggctccacacagtagggggcgcggccagggcctgggccgcgccggccacatgtgtggcccccccagggctctcctctggtggctctcgggtgttctggaagcttcgtggaattctaagatgctgggcgttgatttcgtccaattccgagaatatttccttactaggatttctgaaaccaaaaacaacagaaaacagaatcggcacggcatctcgtcaataggttagttccggaaaacgcatcaaaacgatataaagtgtgaacaaaacatgtaggtaatgtcataaaactagcatggaacataagaaattatagatacgtttgggacgtatcacggcCGCTGGTCAGACTCGCAGCTGCCCCTTAGTAGGCAGTGAGACGCGCGAGCGATGCCGCCGCCGGCGAGCCACACGCCGCCGCTCCCTACGCGCAcccctgatacgtcccaaacgtatctataatttcttatgttccatgcttgttttatgacaatacctacatgttttgttcacactttatgtcattattatgcattttccggaactaacctattgacgagatgccgaagtgccagttcctgttttctgctgtttttggtttcagaaatcctagtaaggaaatattctcgaaattggacgaaatcaatgcccagcatcctatttttccacgaagcttccagaacacccgagagccagcagaggggggccacagggccaccagatgatagggcggcgcggccagggcctgggccgcgcccccctattgtgtcaccgcctcgtcagccttccgactccgcctcttcgcctatttaagcctcctcgacctaaaacctcgatacggaaaagccacggtacgagaaaccgtccagagccaccgccatcgcgaagccaagatctgggggacaggagtctctgttccggcacgccgccgggacggggaattgcccccagaaggctcctccatcaacaccaccgccatcttcatcaacgctgttgtctcccatgaggagggagtagttctccatcgaggctaagggctgtaccggtagctatgtggttaatctctctcctatgtacttcaatacaataatctcatgagctgccttacatgattgagattcatatgatgatgcttgtaatctagatgtcattatgctagtcaagtggattttacttatgtgatctccggagactccttgtcccacgtgtgtaaaggtgacagtgtgtgcaccgtgtgggtctcttgggctatatttcacagaatacttattcactgttatgaatagcatagtgaagtgcttatttatatccctttatgattgcaatgtgttttgtatcactattcatctatgtgctactctagtgatgttattaaagtagtctattcctcctgcacggtgtaatggtgacagtgtgtgcatcgtgtagtacttggcgtaggttatgattgtgatctcttgtagattatgaagttaactatagctatgatagtattgatgtgatctatgcctccttcatagtgtgatggtgacagtgtgcatgctatgttagtacttggtttagttgtgttgatctatcgtgcactctaaggttatttaaacatgaatatcgaatattgtggagcttgttaactccggcattgagggttcgtgtaatcctacacaattagtggtgttcatcatccaacaagagagtgtagagtatagcatttatctatttattctgttatgtgatcaatgttgagagtgtccactagtgaaagtataatccctaggccttgtttccaatactgcaaacaccgcttgtttactgttctgctgcatgtttacttcctgcaatattactaccatcaactgcacgccagcaagcacttttctggcgccgttactactgctcatattcattcataccacttgtatttcactatctcttcgccgaactagtgcacctatacatctgacaagtgtatttggtgtgttggggacacaagagacttcttgctttgtgattgcagggttgcttgagagggatatctttgacctctctcctccctgagttcgataaaccttgggtgatccacttaagggaaacttgctgctgttctacaaacctctgctcttggaggcccaacactgtctacaagaatagaagcacccgtaggcaTCAACCCCCAACCTAACCCCAGGACGCCGCTCCTTCTTCCCCCACCGCCCTCATCTTGAGGTCCGAGTCCGGTGGGCTAGCACCGGCATCACACAACACGGCTGCTCCCGCCCAGGTCCGGCGACCATGCTCCGCCGCCGGCCCTGACCGACACGCGGCCGCCCCTCTGCCCCGCATCGCCGGAGACCCGCCCTCCGCCGCCCCTTTGCCCCACGTCGCCggcgacccgcccatggctgccccCTACCTGACCGCGTCTAATTCCCCCCATTCTCTCTGTTCGTTTTAATCTCTCAAGGACAgttcatgatttttttttttggatttggCAGCACATGTACTTTTTATCAGGAAGCACAACGTTTACAAGTTGGGCAGTACAAGCTTATTCTCAAGGGTAGCTCACGATTTTTTTTCTTGCAATTGGCAGCGCACGTGCTTGTTGGCAGGAAGGAGAACTTTTCTAAGCTCGGTAATACAATCTTATTTTTTGCAGAAAAGAAGTGTACACATCAATTCTGAAATTGTACGACATGCTAATTATTCCATATGTTGTTTACAATctcatttttttctttttgcaTCTTTGTATTCCATGAAACTTTAAAGTTTCGTTTACTATGCCATGATATTTCTCTTAATTATAAAACAAAAACATGTTAATTATGTCAGGGCATCTAAATTATCAAAGGAAACCTGTTAATATGTGGGCTAAATGAGGAAAGGTGGAATAAAACATTGTCCCAACAAGACACACACAAATTCGGTCCTCAAGGTACACAAGCTCGGATCGGGAAGTACAAGTTATTAATCCAAATAAGTACACAATATTAGATGGAGAAGTATAATTGCAGATCTACATGTTGGGTAGTAAACTTATCACGTGATATAAAAACTGACCATGGGAAGTACAAAGCGTCGGTTTTGGAAGTGCAAAACAAAACAATCCCATCATCCGTGCGGAAGTTCAAATAATCGacgatgagaagtacaaccattcgacacgagtAGTACATACACTTatgataggaagtacaagaaaaccgacaaaaaTCCAAAtgaagaaaaaacaaaataatcccgtcatccaTGAGAAATTTCAAATACTTGACGATGAGAAGTACAACTATTCGGAACGAGCAGTACAAGCACttattataggaagtacaagGAATCCGACAAAATACAAATGTAGTAAAAACGAAATAATCCCGTAACCGCCAAGGAAGTTCAAATAGTTGATGAAGAGAAGTACAACCGTTCAACACGAGCAGTACAAGCACCTATTAtagaaagtacaagaaaaccAACAAAATCCAAATATAAAAGAACGAAATAATCCCGTCACCCTAGGGGAAGTTTAAATAGTTGACggagagaagtacaaccatttgaCACCAGTAGTACACCTACTTAATTTAGGAAGTACAAGAAGaccgacaaaatccaaatgtacaaaaaacaataataatcccATCACCCGTAAGGAAGTTCAatacttgacaatgagaagtacaatCATTCGACACGAGCAATACAAGCACCTATTAtagaaagtacaagaaaaccaacaaaatctaaatataaaaaaatgaaataatCCCGTCACCCTATGGGAAGTTTAAATAGTTGACggagagaagtacaaccatttgacaccagtagtacacccacttaatttaggaagtacaagaagaccgacaaaatccaaatgtacaaaaaacaataataatcccATCACTCGTATggaagttcatatacttgacaatgagaagtacaaccattcgacacgagcaataaacccacttaatatagaaagTACAAGAAACCTGATATAGTCCAAatttagaaaaaacaaaataataccatcatctacgaggaagtacgagcagtgattccgagaagtacaggCGGACACAACagtaagtacaagcggtaattacatcaagaaaatacccccacataagttcacatGTCAACGTTGTGAAGTTCAAATATTAGGATCCCGGAAGTACATAATCTCTTAAATAGAATATAGGGACAATCTAAAATTATCATTTCGAAGCACACATCCTAGTTTTTGTAAAACACACTAGTATCAAAACATTTCCTGGAAGTACAACCACAAAGGCCAGGAAGTATAAGGACATGTCGCGGGAAGTTCAGATGTGCGTGGTTGTGTTGAGCATTTTGTGTGGCCATGGACCTCAAACGGACACCGTATGAGAAACTTATAGTCATTTTACTGAACACTTTCGTGAAACAGCGACGATAAGTACAACCTCATTTCCCTAGAAGTACAAGTTCGTGTCGAGGAaagttcaatgctctgtttttacggggcggaaatctattgttcaaatcttatcgatttgatcaccaaccacttcaatcattgtcaccaaaagctttatatggtagagtatatgtctaatttcattacctacaacattttacaacaaataaatggatctaatctatcaaattcaaatcattatcccacaaaatataccggaaacatgatttcaaaacttctaaaattactttCAAATCGTTTGGAGTTGGCAAAAATGGTAGATACGAAAAATATGCACCATTTTGAGACCTTTCCAACAGTATATCATTTCATTGTTTAAATATAACGCATGGAAATCGCGGGGAAAATCATTCGGTGCCCGTCACACAAAACGGGCGGACAGTAATTCAAATTTTTCTATTAAACTataaggaattagagaaaacaattggaataagaaagttgcgcctagtccatagctttccaacgccatatcatttgcatcattccaACATACGGTTGAAACAAATCATCAAAATTACTATCCGCTCGTTTTTTGAGTATGTCCGAATTTCTGTattttcaaaataattcaaaaactGTGAGATTTCGAAAAAACTTCAAACATGAAAAAtttgcgcaatttcattatctttccatcggtatatcatttgcacagtttcgataagcgattcgaatatcgaactaaaagttcgttttctggccatatagaagcgttttcgtattttcaaaattaaatttaaactgtgaaaaatctgtgaaaagtatgaacatgaaaaagttgcgtcttttcattatctatccaacggtatatcattttatAGTTCCGCCAAACGGTTGAGAAACACGAAGTAGAATCAGTAGCTCTGAAGAAAACGAGAAGTTCAGGTATGTTCGACAGAAAGGTCAACCATGTTTTCCAGGAAGTTCAATCTTGTGTCCAGGGAAGTTCAAGTCGGtgttcagaatattattctgcaaccggttatatatagttttgtatggagaaatgacaaacaaatcgctgtaaggtgttgcaccgatattggttttgtcacatataaaaaataaaataaaatttcaatctcaaattggactaagtgttgtttaaaaggtagcacaatgagctagaagttgtctatgcttgatttagatgagttctaaatattgtgacggattctacaaacgaaggcagagtatgtcattgttttgacaatgactgaggatgttaagtcaggaagtcctttgagaacttggtgtagttccgatagtgtcagaacttcgaagctatattgtgtgtgacaatattagtgacatatttcagaccgcggaattaaggttccaccagaagaccaaacatatttaatgccgactcatttggaaaatgagtgatgcgttgagacgcaaatgaattgcaaaatacatacgtttctgagcgtgtcagatccgttgactaaaacctctcccgtgagcgaaacataataaagcaccagaaggccaaggtgttatatctttacaaatgtaaactagattattgactctagtgcaagtgggagactgttggagatatgcccaagaggcaataataaaatggttatcataatatatctttgtgtttatgataatgtttgcataccatgctataattgtattaactgaaacattgatacatgtgtgttatgtaaacaacaaggagtccctagtaagcctcttgaataactagcttgttgattaatagatgatcatggtttcgtgatcatgaacattggatgttattaataacaaggttatgtcattgatgaatgatgtaatggacacacccaattaagcgtagcataagatcacgtcattaagttcatttgctataagctttcgatacatacttacctagtccttcgaccatgagatcatgtaaatcacttatgctggtagcctggaagggtactttgattacatcaaacgccactgcataaatgtgtggtcataaaggtgggattaagtattcggaaagtatgagttgaggcatatggatcaagagcggatattgtccatcccgatgacgtatagatatactctgggccctctcggtggaatgtcgtctaattagcttgcaagcatatgaatggttcataagagaacacataccacggtacgagtaaagagtacttgtcggagacgaggttgaacgaggtatagagataccgatgatcaaacctcggacaagtaaaatatcgcgtgacaaagggaatcggtatcgtatgtaaatgtttcaatcgatcactaagtcatcgttgaatatgtgggagccattatggatctccagatcccgctattggttattggtcggagagaagtctcaaccatgtctgcatagttcgcgaaccgtagggtgacacacttaaggtttgatgttgtttgagtagatatggaatttggaatggagttcgaagttttgtacggagtctcggatgggatccaggacatcacgaggagttccggaatggtccggagaataagattcatatataggaagtcactttccaagtttggaaatgatctggtgcatttatggaaggttctagaaggttctagaaaagtccggaagaaatcaccatggaaagtggagtcccggagggactccaccttgcatggccggccaaccctgaaggggaggagtcccaggtggactccaccaaggtggtcgGCCACaccccccaaggaagggtgggagtcccaccttgagtaggagtcccaccttgggtaggtttcgtcCCTTTGGCAGGTTttcgtttcgggtcttattcgaagacttagataccaactcttggggatttccacatatataatgaggagcaaggggagggggccggccacaccaagccctagttggccgcaccccctagttgGTAGGCGCCAAacacccccctctccccaaactctagcctccaaccttggccgcccccttagtggccggcgcccaagcctccctctccccaaaccctagcgcccctcctccacatacgactcccgcagcgcataggcgaagccctgccggagttctccaccaccaccgccaccacgccgtcgtgctgccgggattccgaggaggatctactacttccgctgcccgctggaacggggagaaggacgtcgtcttcatcaacaccgaacctgtgaccgagtacgaaggtgctgcccgtttgtggcaccgtcaagatcttctacgcgcttttgaaagcggctagtgatcatcttctgcaacaacgagatctaatctcgtaggcttttgaaatcttcaagggttagtctcgtgatcccctcgttgctaccgtctactagaatGCATCTTgggttggttttcgttcttgcggtagaaatttttttgttttctatgctacgaatcccatcagctaTTTGAGCGATTCAATAATCCGCTTCCGGTCCAAGTTTGCACCGATTTCGGTCCATATCGGCAATACGATATAATCCATGTTCGAATCCGCATCCAACCATTATGTGCCCTGATCTGAATTCACTAAAAGTGTACGGGTAAATGATATAAAAATAACAATGTCTGATTCAATCTGTTTACACCCCTACATGAATGGCAGCGCAACCCGGCACGAAATTGAGGAAGGGAGGCCCACTTGCAGGTGACGTCAAGCATTTGCAACGCAACAACCCATTTGGGTGTGGTGCGTTCGTTTGTGCCCGCACAAACGGAAGAGCCTGCCTAACGGGGCGACCTTTTTTCTAGGCTGTCGATTTTAAACAAGGGATTTGTTAGTTCTAACTTTGTGGTTAGTTAAGTTTTTTACATTATTTGATTTGCATCTTGATTTATGCTAGTCATGAGTTGTAACTGCAATTTGTTGATATCATCTAACTGGGAACAAAATTAGTTCTTAGTCAACTGACAAATAGTCACACCCTTTAAACAAAACGTCCTCGATCCATCTGGGAGTAAAGAGTATAGCTCGCTGGTCATGCTGTCTTGTGGGCTTTCAATCTAATCTCAAACACTAGAGGTTTTGACTCTAAACGCAAAAACGGAGTTACCTCAACGAGTAGAACACGTTGGTGATGGGATTGGCTGTCATGGTCATAGAAGAAaataagagagagaaagtgggaaAGTAAGAAGAACGGGAAGGGAAACAGTTGATGATACCATCCTTCGTGGCAACTGACTCTGTCATTGAATTTTCAAAGTCTCCTATATACCCCAGAAGACCAGATCGAGCGGAGTACAATCGTTGCTTGTTGGTCGCTCCTAGCCTCATGCTACTTGCTAGTTGCTACTCCTCGCTACGCGTTATATATAATCCAGAAATTCTTCTGGGGCTACTAATACAGGTTCTCTTTGATATCCCGAGTATCTGTGAGTCTTATTTCTCAAAGCACCATTTGCTCGCCGCGATAGTTTCTGCTGCTCAAAGCCATGGAAACCAGTCAAAACAAGGCACCTTCGTGCTACAACTTCCTAAAGAAAGGCCTCCTCCTGCCGAGCCGCAACCCGAGGCTATTCACAGCGGTCTGCGCCCTCTTCCTCGCGTACACCGCGCCGCTCCACCTCGCCAACGACCTCGCCATCCAGCCCCTCAACGACGCCATCCAGCTCGACATCCAGGCGCTCAACACCACCGAGCCCGGGAGCCTGGAGTACTCCCAGCTCGTGCAGGAGATCAAGAATGACGCCAAGGAGTTACTGCTCGTCGGCGCGGGGTACCTCCTGTTCGCCGTCGTCGTTGGATCCGCAGTCCGGATCATCGTTCTCTTCGCCGCCGTCTGCACCTACTCCGACGACCAGGGCACCACTACCTTTGGCGCGCTCCTCGGCCAAGCCAAGGCACGGATCAAGGGCCCCCTGCTCACGCTCGCCTTCGTCTACGTCCTGGAGATCCTACTCTACGCCCTCCTTCTGGTGGTGACGACAGCAGCTTTTCCCATCATGGTTCTCCTAGTGAAGCAACACTCCGTGGCTTTATTATTCGTGGCCTTGTTGCCCATCGTTGCTGCCGCCGTCTGCCTCGTCTACTTCTCTTTCCTCTGCTCTTTCAGCGTCGTCGTCGCGGTGGCCGAGCCCGGCTGCCACGGCGCAGCCGCGTTAAGCCAGGCGTGGAGGCTGGTCAAGGGGACAAGGAGGCAGGTTGTGATGTACCTGAGCGCTACCAGTGTCCTGGCCATCGCCGTATCGCCGGTCCACACGCTTGCAAATACGTGCGCGGGTAACAGCGTCGCCATCGGTTTGCTCCTGGATTTTGCGTACGCGCTTCTGCTGGCACTCGTGCAGCTCTTCGCCCTCTGCGCCATGACCGCGTTCTACTACGAGCGCAGGGAGATCATCCACACCCACCAGCTGGGGGCTACTGGATACGCAAAGATACCATCCACGGAAGAAGCAACCGCATGATCCATCCATCCGTCGTTTGCTCAACTATGTTATCAAACCGGTTGCTTGCCACAGAAATTTCCACTTGTAAACGTGTAATACACGTACTATATGTTACTAGTACAATTTACTCCTTTTCAATAGGCATGCCACATGGCAATGTATTTTTGTTCACAATTACACCCCCTCCTACAAAATATAAGTTTAtttataaaaaaacagaaaattgcATGAGATTACCCGTGCtatataataaattaattaaGAGTAACACGCCGTTCATGTTGTGGTGTGGGCTTTCAATCTAATCTCCAAACCTAGAGGTTTTCACACTGAACACAGAAATGGAATCCCCTCGACGAGTAGTACAAGTTGGTGGCAAAAAGTTCTGTTGTAGAACTCATATCGTGGAAGAAAATAACACCGAAAAAATAACACCGCTGGCAACGACACCACACTGTGaactgtggcgcccgtggcatcg encodes:
- the LOC127300333 gene encoding uncharacterized protein, producing METSQNKAPSCYNFLKKGLLLPSRNPRLFTAVCALFLAYTAPLHLANDLAIQPLNDAIQLDIQALNTTEPGSLEYSQLVQEIKNDAKELLLVGAGYLLFAVVVGSAVRIIVLFAAVCTYSDDQGTTTFGALLGQAKARIKGPLLTLAFVYVLEILLYALLLVVTTAAFPIMVLLVKQHSVALLFVALLPIVAAAVCLVYFSFLCSFSVVVAVAEPGCHGAAALSQAWRLVKGTRRQVVMYLSATSVLAIAVSPVHTLANTCAGNSVAIGLLLDFAYALLLALVQLFALCAMTAFYYERREIIHTHQLGATGYAKIPSTEEATA